From the Candidatus Bathyarchaeota archaeon genome, one window contains:
- the crcB gene encoding fluoride efflux transporter CrcB: protein MKVLEVIVVVVGAALGALLRYKLCESPLLLGGLQVNVLSVNILGSFILGLFSVAALALNFDAKYALLVAIGFCGSLTTMSSFALETTNLLDNSRFALAALNILANVGLSLGALLSGRIIGNVLIERLLQ from the coding sequence ATGAAAGTGCTTGAAGTAATTGTTGTGGTGGTTGGCGCCGCGTTAGGTGCGCTTTTAAGGTATAAACTGTGTGAATCTCCCCTGCTTTTAGGTGGCTTGCAAGTCAACGTTTTGTCCGTCAACATTTTGGGCAGCTTTATTTTAGGGTTGTTTTCCGTTGCCGCTTTAGCCTTGAACTTTGACGCTAAATACGCCCTGCTCGTTGCCATCGGCTTTTGCGGCTCTTTAACCACTATGTCCTCCTTCGCGTTAGAAACAACCAACCTTTTAGATAACAGCCGCTTTGCCCTCGCCGCGCTTAACATACTTGCAAACGTTGGACTCTCCTTAGGCGCCCTATTAAGCGGCAGAATAATAGGCAACGTCCTCATAGAGAGGCTACTGCAATGA
- a CDS encoding MarR family transcriptional regulator, translating to MAQKVSFGRLISRLYQNISIYIDSKLKDYGIGSGQISFMIALQQEDGINQEELTAKLGVNKATTARAIAKLAKEGYVYRRRDEADNRAYKIYLTKKWQETGPKVESVLQRLTETLSTGLNEDERAAVVRLLEQMSQNILVENQKNGEIPHE from the coding sequence ATGGCGCAGAAGGTATCTTTTGGCAGATTGATTTCGAGGCTTTATCAAAACATCAGCATTTACATAGATTCAAAACTCAAAGATTACGGAATTGGGTCAGGTCAAATCTCGTTTATGATAGCTCTTCAGCAGGAGGATGGCATAAATCAGGAAGAGCTCACTGCCAAGCTTGGAGTTAACAAAGCAACCACCGCTAGGGCGATAGCTAAGCTCGCAAAAGAAGGCTACGTTTATCGGAGAAGAGATGAAGCAGACAATAGAGCCTACAAAATTTATTTGACGAAGAAATGGCAAGAGACAGGTCCAAAAGTAGAGAGCGTTCTGCAAAGACTTACGGAAACACTTTCAACGGGATTAAATGAGGACGAAAGGGCAGCTGTAGTACGCTTGCTAGAACAGATGTCTCAAAACATTTTAGTAGAAAACCAGAAAAATGGAGAGATACCCCATGAATAG
- a CDS encoding MFS transporter — translation MNRSVNRKALFIILAASTLAVMAGSIISPVISLMQGNLQGADENNIRFVITTHALFIAVFSPIFGSVIDKIGPKKPFILGLVLYGIAGASGLFITDITAMIISRAVLGIAVAAIANPIIILILNVYKNEECNKIMGWQASASSIGGVIWPLLGGALGVLAWNLPFGIYLAGIPTGLLAWLLVPNVSENKTGDENQAAKEKSVLKTLKRKPFILAIYGLGLWMMALLYTNVTFIPQLLATDFGVHNSLIISAFISVMGIAAAAISFMYRSIKSRFSYNMIAFTALGLWSVGLVFLSQVIGIASIIIAVILFGMGQGMIMPTLNLWVGELTDTCIRGRMVSYLTTFLFIGQFLPPIIFNPIFSAFSFSGVFLTSGIVCTILTALFIINWRKNKN, via the coding sequence ATGAATAGGTCAGTTAACAGGAAAGCGTTATTCATCATTTTAGCGGCTTCAACTCTGGCAGTGATGGCGGGTTCGATAATTTCGCCGGTAATATCTCTGATGCAGGGAAATCTTCAGGGCGCTGATGAGAATAACATCCGCTTTGTCATAACAACCCATGCGTTATTCATCGCAGTTTTCAGCCCCATCTTTGGAAGCGTTATCGACAAAATTGGACCAAAAAAACCATTCATCCTTGGACTGGTACTTTATGGTATTGCGGGGGCTTCGGGTCTTTTCATCACAGACATAACAGCCATGATAATAAGCCGAGCAGTGCTAGGCATTGCTGTAGCTGCAATAGCAAACCCCATCATAATCCTGATCTTGAATGTTTACAAAAACGAAGAATGCAACAAAATTATGGGTTGGCAAGCTAGTGCATCGTCAATTGGAGGCGTGATTTGGCCACTTTTAGGCGGCGCTTTAGGCGTTTTGGCTTGGAATTTGCCTTTTGGCATTTATTTGGCAGGCATCCCAACAGGTTTGCTGGCGTGGCTGCTCGTACCCAATGTCTCGGAGAACAAAACGGGCGACGAAAACCAAGCAGCAAAAGAAAAATCAGTGTTAAAGACACTCAAACGAAAACCGTTCATCCTTGCAATTTACGGTTTAGGATTATGGATGATGGCGCTACTGTACACTAACGTCACGTTTATCCCTCAGCTTCTAGCCACTGATTTTGGCGTACATAATAGTTTGATCATAAGCGCATTCATCAGTGTTATGGGCATTGCGGCTGCAGCAATTTCTTTTATGTACAGGAGCATCAAATCCAGATTTTCGTATAACATGATTGCGTTTACGGCGCTTGGTTTGTGGTCTGTTGGTCTTGTTTTCTTATCCCAAGTCATAGGCATTGCATCTATCATAATTGCGGTCATACTGTTTGGAATGGGACAAGGCATGATTATGCCAACACTAAACCTGTGGGTCGGCGAATTAACAGACACATGCATACGAGGCAGAATGGTATCCTACCTAACAACATTCCTGTTTATAGGCCAGTTCCTGCCGCCCATAATATTTAACCCAATATTCTCAGCCTTTAGCTTTAGCGGAGTATTCTTAACATCAGGAATAGTCTGCACAATCCTAACAGCACTGTTCATCATCAACTGGAGAAAAAACAAAAACTAA
- a CDS encoding ABC transporter permease subunit, with protein MNMRKVWLVFRKDWLEVKRNWQVLLPIIIVPLIFAVVLPSAIVLISGAESQMPTTNTDFQALITNLPLDIQAQLAQMSPQQVLIYIMTLYFFAPFFLIIPVMASSVMGSDSFAGERERKTIEALLATPISDSELLMGKILVSFIPAMIITFVSFAVYTILVDAATFSLFNGTLLLPNLTWLLTIFGVAPTIALFSIGLTVIISAKVKGFKEAQQISVILLLPILGLVFAQIAGVMILGPLMLALIMALFILVDAVVFYVGVKMFQREEILSKPA; from the coding sequence ATGAACATGCGCAAGGTCTGGCTGGTTTTCCGCAAAGACTGGTTAGAGGTCAAACGCAACTGGCAAGTCCTTTTGCCCATAATTATTGTGCCCTTGATCTTTGCCGTTGTCTTGCCAAGCGCCATTGTGCTGATTTCAGGCGCCGAATCTCAAATGCCCACAACCAACACCGACTTCCAAGCACTGATAACCAATTTGCCCCTTGACATCCAAGCGCAACTCGCCCAAATGTCCCCACAGCAGGTTCTAATCTACATCATGACACTCTACTTCTTCGCACCGTTTTTCCTAATCATCCCCGTGATGGCTTCAAGCGTAATGGGTTCAGACAGTTTCGCAGGAGAACGCGAACGAAAAACAATCGAAGCCCTACTAGCCACCCCCATATCTGACAGCGAACTCTTAATGGGAAAAATATTAGTCAGCTTCATACCCGCAATGATAATTACCTTCGTATCCTTTGCCGTCTACACCATACTGGTGGACGCCGCAACTTTTAGCCTCTTCAACGGCACCTTGCTGCTTCCAAACCTGACTTGGCTCCTAACCATATTTGGCGTCGCCCCCACCATAGCACTATTCAGCATAGGCTTAACTGTTATCATATCCGCCAAAGTCAAAGGATTCAAAGAAGCCCAACAAATCAGCGTCATACTCCTCCTACCCATACTCGGACTGGTCTTCGCCCAAATCGCAGGCGTAATGATTCTAGGACCCCTGATGCTTGCCTTGATAATGGCTCTGTTCATACTGGTGGATGCTGTAGTGTTTTATGTCGGAGTAAAAATGTTCCAAAGAGAAGAAATTCTATCTAAACCCGCATGA
- a CDS encoding ABC transporter ATP-binding protein translates to MIDAQNLTRKFGNFTAVDNISMNIAKGEVFGFLGPNGAGKTTTIRMLSCLIAPTKGSATVAGYNITKDPLKVRQSVGILTENPSLYERLTAYENMEFFAEAYGIEDATERQRRIKELLEFFNLWNRRNDKVATFSKGMKQKLAIVRATVHKPPVMFLDEPTAGLDPASAKEIRELITQLSQRDKCTILLCTHHLEDAEKLCSRVLIMNKGKSVITGSPDELRRKTNVQPVIQVGLVKVTPQIVAAVKACNLAQKVEADTQASMLKVSVENVREATPELVRAIVEAKGQILFVNVFQPSLEETYLQLIEEETP, encoded by the coding sequence ATGATTGACGCACAAAACTTAACCCGCAAATTCGGCAACTTCACCGCCGTAGACAACATCAGCATGAACATCGCAAAAGGCGAAGTCTTCGGTTTTCTGGGTCCAAACGGCGCAGGAAAAACCACTACCATCCGCATGCTATCGTGCCTAATTGCCCCCACAAAAGGCTCCGCCACCGTTGCAGGCTACAACATCACCAAAGACCCCCTCAAAGTGCGCCAATCAGTAGGCATACTCACCGAAAACCCAAGCCTCTACGAACGGTTAACCGCGTATGAGAACATGGAATTCTTCGCTGAAGCCTACGGCATAGAGGACGCCACCGAACGCCAGCGCCGCATCAAGGAACTGCTAGAGTTCTTCAACCTATGGAACCGCAGAAACGACAAAGTGGCGACCTTTAGCAAAGGCATGAAACAAAAACTGGCAATCGTACGCGCCACCGTCCACAAGCCGCCCGTGATGTTTCTAGATGAACCAACAGCTGGTTTAGACCCCGCCTCAGCAAAAGAAATCCGCGAACTAATAACCCAGCTAAGCCAACGCGATAAATGCACCATACTTTTGTGTACGCATCATCTTGAGGACGCTGAAAAACTGTGCAGCCGCGTGCTAATAATGAACAAGGGCAAAAGCGTCATAACAGGCAGTCCTGATGAGTTGCGCAGAAAAACCAATGTTCAACCCGTAATACAGGTTGGTTTGGTAAAGGTTACGCCGCAGATTGTGGCTGCTGTAAAAGCGTGCAATTTAGCCCAAAAAGTGGAGGCAGACACGCAGGCGTCAATGCTTAAGGTCAGTGTTGAGAATGTCCGTGAAGCAACGCCTGAACTGGTGCGCGCAATAGTGGAGGCAAAGGGGCAAATTCTTTTCGTTAACGTTTTCCAGCCTTCACTAGAAGAGACGTATCTGCAGCTGATAGAGGAGGAAACCCCATGA
- a CDS encoding winged helix-turn-helix domain-containing protein, whose translation MKLIKLLDQEGTKIVADSINQSILQNLVTSDCSVSELSRTLNIPTLKLWRRIQKLQKANLIEVTKTTKVRNFEQKHYRATATQYIPCQHFNYQPKDPNLKAASEIYAKIQKQMITATAAFDNIPDNTDPIDYTLYVQMQTFTQICTNPETQTQIADLQQKLSKFKTPK comes from the coding sequence ATGAAACTGATTAAGCTGCTGGACCAAGAAGGAACAAAAATAGTCGCAGACTCAATCAACCAAAGCATCCTGCAAAACCTGGTAACGTCAGACTGCTCCGTCTCAGAACTCTCCAGAACCCTAAACATCCCAACGCTGAAGCTTTGGAGGCGAATACAAAAACTTCAAAAAGCAAACCTAATCGAAGTCACAAAAACCACAAAAGTAAGAAATTTCGAACAAAAACATTACCGCGCCACAGCAACACAATACATCCCCTGCCAACACTTCAATTATCAACCAAAAGACCCCAACCTAAAAGCAGCATCCGAAATCTACGCAAAAATCCAAAAACAAATGATAACCGCAACCGCAGCCTTCGACAACATACCAGACAACACAGACCCCATCGACTACACACTATACGTACAAATGCAAACCTTCACCCAAATCTGCACAAACCCAGAAACCCAAACACAAATTGCCGACCTCCAACAGAAACTGTCAAAATTCAAGACCCCAAAATAA
- a CDS encoding ribbon-helix-helix domain-containing protein: MGRISVDIPDELEKQFRLKTVEKFGGKKGDLSRAIQEAVKTWISKKE; this comes from the coding sequence ATGGGTCGCATCAGCGTGGATATACCCGATGAGTTGGAAAAGCAATTCAGACTAAAAACGGTAGAAAAATTTGGCGGTAAAAAAGGCGACCTCTCCCGCGCAATCCAAGAAGCAGTAAAAACGTGGATTTCAAAAAAAGAATAA
- a CDS encoding Hsp20/alpha crystallin family protein — translation MINEEEKKAPEKVIKKDEATAKPVKHVPAKHVPTVHVLTTFDDLMDNFRRNFIENIAFPMEWVSLEPVREATLDLVDEGNKFVVHAELPGVSKDKIDVALTKDGIEISAETDVEKEDKAKKFVVRERVYSHVYKQLAFPEEVIPEEAESTFRDGLLEVCIPKRTIAPAPKKHKVTVK, via the coding sequence ATGATTAATGAAGAAGAAAAAAAGGCACCAGAAAAGGTAATCAAAAAAGACGAAGCCACAGCAAAACCTGTAAAACATGTTCCAGCCAAGCACGTTCCCACAGTTCACGTTCTGACGACATTTGACGATCTGATGGATAATTTTCGCAGAAATTTCATTGAAAATATAGCTTTTCCGATGGAGTGGGTAAGTCTGGAACCTGTTCGTGAGGCAACTTTGGACTTAGTTGATGAGGGAAACAAGTTTGTGGTGCATGCTGAATTGCCTGGCGTATCTAAAGACAAGATCGACGTAGCCCTTACGAAGGATGGCATCGAAATCTCAGCTGAAACAGATGTTGAAAAAGAAGACAAGGCTAAGAAGTTTGTTGTCAGAGAACGCGTTTACTCGCATGTTTACAAACAACTGGCGTTCCCCGAAGAGGTCATTCCAGAGGAAGCAGAATCCACATTTAGGGATGGCTTGCTTGAAGTTTGCATCCCAAAGAGGACGATTGCGCCCGCGCCTAAAAAGCATAAAGTGACAGTGAAATAG
- a CDS encoding DUF1508 domain-containing protein — MAGKILIVYSTKTGINAAAAYTIAEALKTVYALDVTIVDLKNGSPDITPFRNIIVGGGVDRANVYNEAVDFLEEDFWGKNVAVYFSCEDDENPRAKSTEDNTKKVLTKNTALKPIDVAAFGGCRLSQGRPVMDELNMNKVRDWAIELGKKFTALEPEPVVEVAPVVMKTPAPTPVVEMHTATEENEGVFEIICDAADRFRFHLKAGNGEIIAVSQSYGAKESAIVGIDSIKKNAPIAKIADLSTTEGVKTKQAKRPAGIVQDPVFEIQFNAPERYRFHLKAGNGEIIAVSQSYLSKQAAKGGIASVKKNAPAAPIVDQTIAAT; from the coding sequence ATGGCAGGAAAAATTCTAATAGTTTATTCGACAAAAACTGGAATAAATGCAGCTGCAGCGTATACTATAGCTGAAGCTTTAAAGACAGTTTACGCTTTGGATGTGACTATCGTTGATCTTAAGAATGGTTCACCCGACATTACCCCATTCAGAAACATCATCGTTGGCGGTGGTGTAGACCGTGCAAACGTTTACAATGAAGCCGTGGATTTTTTGGAGGAAGACTTTTGGGGTAAGAATGTTGCAGTCTATTTCTCTTGTGAGGATGATGAAAATCCGAGAGCGAAAAGTACTGAAGACAACACAAAAAAAGTACTGACTAAAAACACGGCTCTCAAGCCCATTGATGTTGCTGCCTTTGGAGGCTGCAGGCTTAGCCAAGGAAGACCAGTCATGGATGAGTTAAACATGAATAAGGTAAGGGACTGGGCGATAGAGCTGGGAAAGAAGTTTACCGCGCTCGAACCAGAGCCCGTCGTTGAGGTAGCGCCAGTGGTTATGAAAACGCCAGCACCCACGCCAGTGGTCGAGATGCATACAGCGACGGAAGAAAACGAAGGAGTTTTCGAAATTATTTGTGATGCAGCTGACAGATTCCGTTTCCATCTAAAAGCCGGCAACGGGGAAATAATTGCTGTAAGCCAATCCTACGGGGCAAAAGAGTCAGCCATAGTGGGCATTGATTCAATAAAGAAGAACGCTCCAATAGCCAAAATCGCTGATCTCTCAACGACAGAAGGGGTTAAGACAAAGCAGGCAAAGCGTCCAGCCGGGATCGTCCAAGACCCGGTTTTTGAAATTCAATTCAATGCGCCGGAGAGGTACCGTTTCCATCTAAAAGCCGGCAACGGGGAAATAATTGCTGTAAGCCAATCCTACCTGTCAAAACAGGCAGCCAAAGGAGGCATAGCATCAGTGAAGAAGAATGCGCCAGCGGCCCCGATCGTTGACCAAACAATTGCGGCAACCTAA
- a CDS encoding flippase-like domain-containing protein, whose translation MAMPNKPSFKKGVSLIAGLGFVVFILYFLFFTNLSEVAVVIAGVSVPIYLLSFVCVILDALFNALAWKATLDVVGVKTTFRRIFNLSWVGAFVDCLIPGGLAGDLFMTYLLSKDKGVDGAKALASVIIKDVLELVVVLCSLIIGIVLLFLNYSVDSFLLIAIGLMMVFLAVPLVLIVYLSTNVSATKRLLRVLVGAMAKIRVKPFDTTGLESKITEFHDGIMLIKKKPKAMVKPIVFQSVTWVFEILVLVFVFVALGSQIGVDKIVITNTVVSNIRGQGVTLAGFSQIVSSQLYGILGINLSLAQASSLLAGLANFWFRLVVSFVFFQMYGIGTIAEKIANRTFKEKTKKTKKDFKEQRDTNRRDFEEKTDSDRKDFEKLSDSNEKDFKEQRDTNRRDFEEKTDSDRKDFEKLSDSNEKDFKEQRDKDKKDFKDQKRF comes from the coding sequence ATGGCAATGCCGAATAAGCCCTCATTCAAAAAGGGGGTCAGTCTAATAGCAGGGCTTGGGTTCGTTGTTTTCATACTTTATTTCTTATTCTTCACAAATTTGAGCGAAGTTGCAGTAGTTATTGCCGGGGTAAGCGTCCCGATTTATCTTCTATCTTTTGTATGCGTCATATTGGACGCGTTGTTTAACGCATTGGCATGGAAAGCAACACTCGATGTTGTTGGAGTGAAAACAACATTTAGAAGAATCTTTAATCTCAGCTGGGTCGGGGCTTTCGTTGATTGCCTTATTCCAGGCGGTTTGGCGGGAGACCTTTTCATGACTTATTTGTTAAGTAAAGACAAAGGTGTTGATGGAGCTAAAGCACTAGCGTCAGTTATAATCAAGGATGTTCTTGAACTTGTAGTTGTCTTATGTTCCTTAATTATTGGCATTGTTCTCCTCTTTCTAAATTACTCAGTAGATAGTTTCTTGTTGATAGCTATTGGGCTAATGATGGTCTTTTTGGCGGTACCGCTTGTCCTAATAGTATACTTAAGCACCAATGTTTCAGCCACTAAAAGACTTCTTCGAGTGCTTGTAGGGGCCATGGCAAAAATTAGGGTTAAACCGTTCGACACTACCGGACTTGAAAGTAAAATTACTGAATTTCATGATGGAATAATGTTGATTAAGAAAAAGCCAAAAGCTATGGTAAAACCCATTGTTTTTCAATCTGTAACGTGGGTTTTTGAAATCTTGGTGTTGGTCTTTGTTTTTGTTGCTTTAGGATCGCAAATTGGAGTTGATAAGATTGTGATTACAAATACTGTGGTTAGTAATATCAGGGGACAAGGGGTAACTCTTGCAGGTTTTTCGCAAATAGTTTCCAGTCAGCTTTACGGAATTCTTGGAATCAACTTATCATTGGCGCAGGCTTCAAGTCTGTTGGCCGGGTTAGCCAATTTCTGGTTCCGATTGGTGGTTTCTTTCGTCTTTTTCCAAATGTATGGAATAGGAACTATTGCCGAAAAGATAGCGAATAGAACCTTTAAAGAGAAAACTAAAAAAACCAAAAAAGATTTCAAAGAACAAAGGGATACTAATAGAAGAGATTTTGAAGAAAAAACCGACAGTGACAGAAAGGATTTCGAGAAACTAAGCGATAGTAACGAAAAAGATTTCAAAGAACAAAGGGATACTAATAGAAGAGATTTTGAAGAAAAAACCGACAGTGACAGAAAGGATTTCGAGAAACTAAGCGATAGTAACGAAAAAGATTTCAAAGAACAAAGGGATAAAGATAAAAAAGATTTCAAGGACCAAAAAAGATTCTAA
- a CDS encoding lmo0937 family membrane protein, translating to MNTLLTIAVIVVILWLVGFFALPGIGALIHILLVIAVILIVFWLLTGKKLWK from the coding sequence ATGAACACCTTATTGACGATTGCAGTTATTGTCGTGATACTTTGGCTAGTTGGTTTCTTCGCTTTGCCCGGCATAGGTGCATTGATACACATACTGCTCGTAATAGCCGTAATCTTGATAGTCTTTTGGCTTTTGACTGGAAAAAAGCTCTGGAAATAA
- a CDS encoding CBS domain-containing protein: protein MNSVEVFSVVKIVEEIFSKGFLEVHENDTLSSCLSRFKEETPPVLAVLDDKGSYTGVISRKWITRSSFNVSGTKVKTLMRSAPAVTLQDSLSKVAKLMIASEIRQLPVYNEEKLLGFVTDDDVIHGAILEQWGNTRVEEIMTKKPFIVEEDDSLGSVLSLLRTEGISHVPIVSDGKLVGIVGIQDIIKNVFQPRHVQRFGERVGQKIPVLSIPAKGIMVKPVVTVLPETNLRDAEEQMRKFKISSLVVISKGRPVGIITKRDFLEPLAQLEQPVQRLTVQFSVKDVEIDEIQRGAIMDDFESFTHRYGDNLESGTLFVYMKTHGTNFKGDQLIHCRLQFRTRKGAFFSSGEGYGVEQTFRVALDRLEGQIVKSTELADDQEFLKGYLRRRFPLT from the coding sequence ATGAATAGTGTTGAAGTGTTTTCTGTGGTTAAAATTGTCGAAGAAATTTTTTCAAAAGGGTTCTTAGAGGTTCACGAAAATGATACGCTTTCATCTTGTCTATCGCGTTTCAAAGAAGAGACGCCGCCTGTTTTAGCGGTCCTGGATGATAAAGGTAGTTACACAGGGGTTATTTCTCGAAAATGGATAACACGGTCTAGTTTTAATGTTTCTGGAACCAAAGTTAAGACCTTGATGCGGTCAGCGCCTGCTGTTACTCTGCAAGACTCTCTTAGCAAGGTCGCTAAGTTGATGATTGCGAGCGAGATTAGGCAACTTCCAGTCTATAACGAAGAGAAACTCTTGGGTTTTGTTACCGACGACGATGTTATCCATGGTGCTATACTAGAGCAATGGGGTAACACTCGTGTTGAAGAAATAATGACCAAGAAACCCTTTATCGTTGAAGAAGATGATTCGCTAGGGTCTGTGCTGAGCCTTTTAAGAACTGAGGGAATCTCTCACGTGCCCATAGTTAGCGATGGAAAACTTGTGGGAATTGTGGGTATTCAAGATATTATTAAAAATGTCTTTCAGCCTAGACATGTGCAAAGGTTTGGCGAAAGAGTGGGTCAGAAAATTCCTGTTTTGAGTATTCCTGCCAAGGGAATAATGGTTAAGCCGGTGGTCACTGTTTTGCCTGAAACCAATTTGCGAGATGCTGAAGAGCAAATGCGCAAATTCAAAATTTCCTCTTTGGTGGTCATCAGTAAAGGAAGACCTGTTGGTATCATAACTAAACGGGATTTTCTTGAACCTTTAGCTCAACTGGAACAGCCAGTGCAAAGGCTTACTGTGCAGTTTTCAGTAAAAGACGTAGAAATTGATGAAATTCAACGAGGCGCCATTATGGATGACTTCGAATCTTTCACTCATAGATACGGAGATAACTTGGAATCGGGCACGCTATTTGTCTATATGAAGACGCATGGTACAAACTTCAAGGGTGACCAGTTGATTCATTGTCGACTGCAGTTTAGAACGAGGAAGGGAGCGTTTTTCAGTTCAGGTGAAGGCTATGGTGTGGAACAGACGTTTAGGGTAGCTTTGGATAGGCTTGAGGGTCAAATTGTAAAAAGCACTGAATTAGCAGATGACCAAGAATTTTTAAAGGGCTATTTACGCCGAAGATTTCCGTTGACCTAA
- a CDS encoding DUF3463 domain-containing protein has product MESEKAILKQIYKSGACGIAFEGGGPLLRSDLVEILAFSRSLPLHTSLITNGTLLESRIDEISPYINGVVYVSLDGLEKIHDEIRGFRGCFKKAIRGITVATQKVPVTINTTIMAENLYEIEGMIKLAKELNARISVAIAHDYCSATMPAPVAKETVKIAEKLVEMKKSGYPLVNSISYFKVMTKDKILKCKPWALINVGPDGKLVLPCYVRNDYTPRVSVLETDIKTAISAVNWKETQNCQKCSLHCYVGPSLVLSRDFRTYANWAFRICV; this is encoded by the coding sequence TTGGAGAGCGAAAAAGCAATTCTAAAACAGATTTACAAGTCGGGAGCCTGCGGAATCGCGTTTGAAGGCGGGGGACCTCTTTTGAGGAGCGATTTGGTTGAAATTCTTGCTTTTTCGCGTTCTCTGCCTTTGCATACAAGCCTAATAACTAACGGCACTCTACTCGAATCCAGAATAGACGAAATATCACCTTACATAAACGGTGTTGTCTACGTTTCGTTGGATGGGTTAGAAAAAATCCATGACGAGATAAGGGGATTTAGGGGCTGCTTCAAAAAAGCAATACGCGGCATAACGGTAGCCACACAGAAAGTTCCTGTGACAATCAACACAACAATAATGGCTGAAAACCTATATGAAATCGAAGGAATGATAAAGCTGGCCAAAGAATTGAATGCCCGGATATCAGTGGCTATAGCGCATGATTATTGTAGCGCTACGATGCCCGCACCCGTAGCAAAAGAAACTGTGAAAATAGCTGAAAAACTCGTTGAAATGAAAAAGAGCGGATACCCCCTTGTGAACTCAATTAGCTATTTTAAAGTCATGACAAAGGATAAAATCTTGAAATGTAAACCTTGGGCCCTGATTAATGTAGGTCCTGATGGAAAGCTGGTTCTGCCCTGCTATGTCCGCAACGACTATACACCCCGCGTTTCAGTTCTGGAAACCGACATCAAAACGGCAATCTCTGCAGTTAACTGGAAAGAAACCCAGAACTGCCAAAAATGTAGCCTTCATTGTTACGTGGGGCCTTCTTTGGTGCTTTCACGGGATTTTCGAACTTACGCAAATTGGGCTTTTAGAATTTGCGTCTGA
- a CDS encoding class IV adenylate cyclase has translation MQEVEAKILGIDRGKVEAQLIALGASRVFDDVMEAFFYDFADSSIIKAGNVLRVRREGREVVLTYKVVSATGEAKVAQEHAVVVSDLAAVQRILEALGLVLVESMQKHRVSYKLKDARFDIDKYTGKYSYIPEFMEIEAENPQVIHRYAEKLGFKTQDCLPWSTVQVIDYYADKQKKSY, from the coding sequence ATGCAGGAAGTTGAAGCGAAGATTTTGGGTATTGACCGCGGCAAAGTGGAGGCGCAGCTTATTGCGTTGGGGGCGAGCAGGGTTTTTGATGATGTTATGGAGGCTTTTTTTTATGATTTTGCTGATAGCTCAATTATCAAGGCGGGGAATGTTTTGCGTGTTCGTCGCGAGGGTCGCGAGGTGGTGTTGACGTATAAGGTGGTGTCGGCTACGGGTGAGGCGAAGGTTGCGCAGGAGCATGCGGTGGTGGTTTCGGATTTGGCGGCTGTGCAGAGGATTTTGGAGGCGTTGGGGCTGGTTTTGGTTGAGAGTATGCAAAAGCACCGTGTCAGCTACAAGCTCAAGGATGCCCGCTTTGACATCGACAAATACACGGGAAAATACAGTTACATACCCGAGTTCATGGAAATCGAGGCAGAAAACCCGCAGGTCATACACAGATACGCAGAGAAACTGGGTTTCAAAACCCAAGATTGCCTACCCTGGTCTACGGTGCAGGTAATCGATTACTACGCAGACAAGCAAAAGAAGAGTTACTGA